The DNA region CATATTTGAAATTAATTCACCAATAACATCTAGTTCTTCGTCTTTAAGTGAAGAAACCTCTGTTAATGCTTCTAATACTTCAATAGTTTCGATGATATAATCTTGATCGTTTTCTTCAATAAACTGTGTCAGTTGTTTGATTACAGGTAATTTCATTTAGGTTTATGGTTTATTGTTAGTGGTTTGTTGTTGAAGTTTTTGGGTGAACCATAAACTAGAAACAACAAACTATAAACTTTTAAGCAATTTCGTTTACCAAATCAATTAACACTTCTTGCTTGTTTGTTTGTGTTTCGTTTACCAAATTTCCATTTACAAAAGTGGCAAACGTTGGCAAATTACTCACATTAGCTAATTTTCTTGATTCAGGTGCATTTTCCGCATCAACCACAACAAAAGTCATAGCTTCATTTTCGGTAGCTAATTTTTTGAATTTTGGTTTCATAATTCGACAATTACCACACCATGAAGCTGAAAATTGAACAACTACTTTCTCGTTTTGAGCCACCAAATTGGCCAAAGTATCTTCGTTTAATTCTATCAACATATCTTTTGATTTAAATTCCAATAACTGTAAATCCCAAATTCCTAATCTTACGATTGAATTCAGTACATTTTAATTTTTGG from Flavobacterium nitratireducens includes:
- a CDS encoding DUF6952 family protein codes for the protein MKLPVIKQLTQFIEENDQDYIIETIEVLEALTEVSSLKDEELDVIGELISNMYGALEVHKLIKDGTDKKEALNTFMKRVLGSIDK
- a CDS encoding thioredoxin family protein, with product MLIELNEDTLANLVAQNEKVVVQFSASWCGNCRIMKPKFKKLATENEAMTFVVVDAENAPESRKLANVSNLPTFATFVNGNLVNETQTNKQEVLIDLVNEIA